CTGAAGGCGCTCAGGGCTTGGGTATTTATAATATAAATACAGGAGCTCTGGATAAACGCATTAGTATTCCAGTAAGTCCTGATGACAGCAACATGGATCCGGAAGATATTGTGACCAATGCTGTATCTACAAACGACAAACGTGTATTTGTTGCCAACGGTGGTGCTGGTATCGCAGCCTATCAATTTGACACACAAAACAACTTTAACTATATCGGTAGTGCAAGTTTCAATGCGATTGACAACAGTTCAAGTAATTTTGTGATCAGTAGAGATAACTATGTTTTTGTAGCAACGGGAAAAGGTGGCTTAAAAATTCTTAAACTCATCGATCTGAAACCAACAACTCCAAGCTGTAATGGTACTTATCCAGCTTTCACAGGCAGTACACAAGGAGACCTGAATGTCAATAATGAAGCGAGCTACTCGGATACAAAAACATTTGCTTCAAACGTTAATATCAACCGGAATTTTAACTGGTGTGGAACACTCAATATCAATGGAAATTCTGTTAACATCAACAGCGGTGTATTCAACATGTATGGTTCAATCACTTTGAAGCAAAACATTAACGTCAATTCAACAATGAATTTGGTGGGCTCAGGTGTTATTGGTGGAACCTTTACCGTAAACGGAAGTGGCATATTGAGCGTAACAGGCTCACTTTCTCAGGGAACTGTAGGATCAAAATCCACTTCATTTATCAATGGTAAGATGGTTATTGACGGTGAAGTTGTCGTATACGGTAACTTGACTATTAATGGTAGCGGAAAGGTAGAATTCGCCAACAGTAAGTCTAAATTAATTGTTTATGGAAGTCTTACAAATTGGGGAAGCGTTACTAACGGAACAATTACACAAGTCAAATAAGACTTTGTATAGCTATTAAGCAGATCATAAAAAAGCCACATCATCTGATGTGGCTTTTTTATTTACTGAGAATTACAGAAAGGTCATTATATTGTTGTTATGCTTAAAACCTCATAAACAATCTTATTCCAAAATAGTCCGTGGGGTCAGCGGAACCTTTTGCTTCCAGGTACCCTTCACTTGGAATTCGTGCCCGGATGTTTTATTCTTGATGGTGAAGATATAATTGCAAGTTCTTTCGAGGTATTTAAATTCACCTCTCACGGTCATCTGGGCATTGGCTTTGAGCAGCAATTCTTGTTTATCTCCAGATTTAATATAATTTTCAAAAGTTTTGCCTTTACTGTAAGGAACTTTACCTTGCCAGCGAACTCCACCATTTACCATTAATTCATCCATGAAGATCGTTGAGTCTGTTTTATTGAGCCAGTCAAAAGCGCCGTAGCTGTCACTTATGAATTCGGAACTATACTTTACGTCCTTAAAAATGGCAGTGATATCGACTTTTCGCTCCCGATTTGAGCTATTTACCAGATTCATCGCAGTACACCCTTCGGTACTGACATAGATTTTCCGGCTTTCTTTCACTTCTTTGATTTCTTTTTTGACCAACTCATATCCATCAGCCCTAGTTTGAATAAAATTCACTTCATCCATTTTATCCGCTGACAATATGCCAATGGCAAAACTCCTGGGCTGATCACTAAAATTTTCCAATAAGGTCAATTTAAGCTCGTTATTAATTGTTTTTTCCAACTGTAGCCATCCACCGTCAACTCCAATCGAGCCCGTAAGCTCCAATTTGAGCTTTTTTCCAGTGGAATCTTTCAATATTTCTCCTGTAAGGACATCTTTGACATAGGACACATACCATAAATCCGCTTTGATCGGAATTACATTTTCCTTGATTCCGGTTTGTAAGTTGACAGCTTTAAAACCGGGATCTATTAGACCTCCTTGTGAATTAAGTCCCTCTTTAGAACAGGATGTTAGTATAAGCAGACAAAACGGCCATACCAGATAGGAAAAGGAAAACGTTCGCTTCAACGGATTTTTCATGAAATCGATTATTTGTACAACACAATTGACCAAACAAAATCTATCTTGTAAGTTAAAAAAAACAATAGACCTTTTCCCATCTATCCTGAAAAAAGACGCTTAAGCCAGAAATCTTGACAAACAAATAGAAATCTTGACAGACTAATCATCCCTATAATAACCTTCGTCACTCCAAAAATGCCGTTCGTCAAACTCTTTTTGCCAAGGAATTGATCCTTTGTTCTTTTGGACAAATTAAAACAATATAAAATGAATAAAAACGCAATTTTATCATGCATCGTATTATTTGCCATGATGTTTAGCAAAAAACTGTTTGCTCAGGAGCAACCTTTCATTCAATTGGGTATTAAAGAGGGAAGTAGTCTCAACAAACTCAATACCGAATTAGCAGACTTAGATGACAAATATGCCATAGGATTACACGTAGGGGGTATGGCAAGAGTTAATCTTGGAAGAGCTTATATCCAGGGTGAAGCTCTTTTCAATAAACGCAAAGCAGCCCTTAAACCGCAAGGGCAAACCGAAAGCAAACTCAAATGGAATGCGATTGATATCCCCGTCGTTGCAGGCTACAAAATCTACCAAAATCAGGACATCAATTTCCGAGTATTAGCTGGTGCAATTTACAGCTATACGTTAAACGACAATTTGCCACCTCTCAAAGCAATACAACAGGGAATCAAACATTTTGACAAATCGAACTTACAAGTTACCGGCGGTCTGGGAGTCGATATTCAGCGATTTACACTTGATGTTCGCTATGAACGCGGTTTTTCTGACCTTAACAAATCTTTTAAATCCAAACCACAGGCATTTTCTATTGGATTGGGTTACTTTATCTTCTAAAACAATGAATAAGTTTTACCTTTGGAGCTACCTAGGGATCAGGCTCCAAAGGTATTTTTTTAAATCGTCATATGTTCAAAAAAAACTATTTAAATAAACATCTTTTTCTCATTTCTTTTTGGTTCGTTCTTGGGTTTGCTGTATGGATTCAAATAAAAGGCGAGTTCGATTCGCTCCAGGCGTTACTGCACACCTCGCTAATCATGGCTTCTTCGATTATTATATCGCAGTGGCTGAGTGACCGGGTTCTACCACGAGCGATCAAGGCTCAACAAATGAAACCT
The DNA window shown above is from Sphingobacterium thalpophilum and carries:
- a CDS encoding porin family protein; this translates as MNKNAILSCIVLFAMMFSKKLFAQEQPFIQLGIKEGSSLNKLNTELADLDDKYAIGLHVGGMARVNLGRAYIQGEALFNKRKAALKPQGQTESKLKWNAIDIPVVAGYKIYQNQDINFRVLAGAIYSYTLNDNLPPLKAIQQGIKHFDKSNLQVTGGLGVDIQRFTLDVRYERGFSDLNKSFKSKPQAFSIGLGYFIF